One Onychostoma macrolepis isolate SWU-2019 chromosome 15, ASM1243209v1, whole genome shotgun sequence DNA segment encodes these proteins:
- the LOC131520514 gene encoding olfactory receptor 52E4-like: protein MSSLNASFPQNISIVRPEYFFIIGLSGIPYSSYYYIFLFVTYFLTMIGNSIVLLIIALERSLHSPKYIGVFNLALADIGETNALIPNMMKTFLFDSQYISYNACLINMFFVFLFSTMQSFTLLVLAYDRFIAICLPLRYHAIVNNTNMTLVLSAKWAFNSSVVALMVSLITRISFCESNVIQSYFCDHGPVYRLACNNNSINRFMGSFITTLYLVVPLIIIILSYLGIFLALNKITTWESRLKALKTCVSHLLLVGMYFLPISCAYIAAFMLSLAPNARVITTSLAYAVPPMLNPIIYVLNTAEIKDIMQKMFKNRSVPSRDISK, encoded by the coding sequence ATGAGTTCTTTAAATGCAAGTTTTCCCCAGAATATCTCCATTGTTCGCCCTGAATACTTTTTCATCATTGGACTTTCAGGTATACCATACAGCAGTTATTACtatattttcttatttgtaaCATATTTTCTTACTATGATTGGGAACTCTATAGTGCTTCTCATTATTGCTCTTGAACGAAGTCTGCACAGTCCAAAGTACATTGGTGTTTTTAACTTGGCCTTGGCTGACATTGGTGAAACTAATGCACTGATTCCTAACATGATGAAGACTTTTCTATTTGACTCACAGTATATCTCCTACAATGCTTGTTTGATCAACATGTTTTTTGTGTTCCTATTTAGTACTATGCAAAGTTTCACTCTTCTTGTTCTGGCATATGATCGCTTCATTGCAATTTGTTTGCCATTAAGATATCATGCCATTGTTAACAATACCAATATGACTTTAGTTCTCTCAGCAAAATGGGCATTTAATTCTTCTGTTGTGGCCTTGATGGTGTCTTTGATCACTCGAATTTCATTCTGTGAATCCAATGTGATACAGAGTTATTTTTGTGATCACGGACCAGTGTATAGGTTGGCATGTAATAACAATAGCATTAATAGGTTTATGGGATCCTTCATCACAACATTATACCTTGTAGTCCCATTGATAATTATAATCCTGTCATACCTTGGCATTTTTCTTGctttaaacaaaattacaacTTGGGAAAGTCGTTTAAAAGCACTGAAGACCTGTGTTTCTCACCTGTTGTTAGTAGGGATGTATTTCCTCCCCATATCCTGTGCATACATTGCTGCATTCATGCTTTCTCTTGCTCCCAATGCAAGGGTCATCACTACATCTCTGGCATATGCTGTTCCACCAATGTTAAATCCTAtcatttatgttttaaacacaGCTGAAATCAAAGacataatgcaaaaaatgtttaaaaacagatCTGTACCATCTAgagacatttcaaaatga